The Mesorhizobium sp. B2-8-5 genome segment TCGCGGATTTTCCAGTCGTCGGGCAGCGACGGCATGACGATCGCGGTGGCGGCGCGGATCTCGTCGGCATCGTAGCCCGGCGCCTCCTGCTGCGACGGCATCGTCTCGCGCACCAAGGTCGTGCGGTGCGCCCTGACCGCATCCTCGACATAGGCCGGCGGCTGCGTCGAGGCGACCACCTTGGTCACCGCGATCGGCCCGAAAATGCCGTTGGCCAGCCAGCCCGCCGCGACCAGCACGGCCGCGGCCGCGGCCCGCTGCAGCACGACAAGGATACGTCCCCTGGCAAGTGCCCTTTCCAGCCGCCGCGCCGCCTCTGTCGTGGCCGGACGCGCCATGCCGACTGGGCCTGCAAGCGCAACTCGCAGTTCATCGCGCGTCCTCAAATCGGACATCACGCGCGCCGCCGCTTCCGGGCGCGCGGCGAGGAACGCCTCGACCTCGATGCGGCGGGCGACATCCAGTTGATCGTCGACATAGGCGTCGAGATCGGCATCGGTCACGGGGTCGACAATGGCGGTCATTGATCGTCTCCCACGATCCTGAGATGAGGCTTGGCCTTCGGCGTCGCGCCTTCTTCCATCTCGCGCAGCGCGGCACGCGCGCGGCCGATGCGCGACATCAGCGTTCCGAGCGGCACGCCGATGACTTCGGCGGCCTGCTGATAGGAAAGTCCTTCGATGGCGACGAGATGGAGCGCAGAGCGCTGTTCCTCCGGCAGCGAAAGAAACGCTTCCCGCACTTGCGACAGGCGCACCGAATGGTCCTGTGCTGCCGGCATGCTTTGGACGGCAACGAAGCCGGCCTGTTCGATGCGTGCCGCCTCGGAGCGGCGCGAGCGCATGCGGTCGATGAAGATGTTGTGCACGATCGCCAGAAGCCAGGCACGCAAATTGCCGCCCGAGCGAAAGGTCGCGCGTCGCTCATAGGCGCGCACCAGCGCGTCATGGACGAGATCCTCGGCGTCGGCGCTGTCGCGCGTCAGCGAGCGCGCATAGCGCCGCAGCGACCCCAACTGCCCGACGATGTCGAAGCGTGCCATCGACCGTTTCATGCCCTGTTTACGGAGCATGTAGGGATTTTAATCCCCTGCCCGGCATTTCTTTTCGTGCCGCCCGTGTCTGAGGAAACCGCTGGCGCGGCGGGGTCGATTTGCGTATCAATCCGCCGCCATTGGAGTCCTTTTCGATGTTCGAGACCCTGCAGCCCGCCCCCGCCGACAAGATCCTTGCCCTGATCGGCCTCTATCGCAACGACCCGCGGCCCGGCAAAGTC includes the following:
- a CDS encoding anti-sigma factor family protein, whose protein sequence is MTAIVDPVTDADLDAYVDDQLDVARRIEVEAFLAARPEAAARVMSDLRTRDELRVALAGPVGMARPATTEAARRLERALARGRILVVLQRAAAAAVLVAAGWLANGIFGPIAVTKVVASTQPPAYVEDAVRAHRTTLVRETMPSQQEAPGYDADEIRAATAIVMPSLPDDWKIRDVQVYPSQFGPSVEVAVETKDLGLVSLFAIRPGTFDVVKPTVAPSNDISTAYFQIGEVAYAVVGRSGAGNLDHAAEKLARTLY
- a CDS encoding sigma-70 family RNA polymerase sigma factor; translated protein: MKRSMARFDIVGQLGSLRRYARSLTRDSADAEDLVHDALVRAYERRATFRSGGNLRAWLLAIVHNIFIDRMRSRRSEAARIEQAGFVAVQSMPAAQDHSVRLSQVREAFLSLPEEQRSALHLVAIEGLSYQQAAEVIGVPLGTLMSRIGRARAALREMEEGATPKAKPHLRIVGDDQ